One Ammospiza caudacuta isolate bAmmCau1 chromosome 11, bAmmCau1.pri, whole genome shotgun sequence genomic window carries:
- the TM4SF18 gene encoding transmembrane 4 L6 family member 18, with protein MALETCGNCLSCLLVPLALWSIVVNVLLYFPNGKALPAASYQFPNHEWYFEGICFSGVMILLLAVILITLECSVFYRCCQSESCNKTYRSFISIVLALLGIAFSGYSCIIFTLHLIQGPFCNSSSGWNYIFKDTAGGYLTDYPAWSKCTEPANIVEWNIILLSILIALSGLQLIICILKVAAELKRTLCGTYSVFVQAGIL; from the exons ATGGCTTTGGAGACATGTGGAAACTGTTTGAGTTGCCTGCTGGTACCTCTTGCACTTTGGAGTATTGTTGTGAATGTCCTCCTATACTTTCCAAACGGGaaagctctgcctgctgccagttACCAGTTCCCCAACCATGAGTGGTATTTTGAAGGCATCTGTTTCTCAGGTGTGATG ATCCTTCTTTTGGCAGTAATTCTAATAACACTGGAGTGTAGTGTATTCTATCGGTGCTGCCAGAGTGAGAGCTGTAACAAAACCTACAGG AGTTTTATTTCTATTGTGCTAGCCCTGCTTGGAATTGCTTTCTCAGGATACAGTTGCATCATTTTTACCCTGCATTTGATTCAAGGCCCTTTCTGCAATTCATCAAGTGGATGGAATTATATTTTCAAAGACACTGCTGGGGG GTACCTCACAGATTACCCTGCCTGGTCTAAGTGCACAGAACCTGCTAACATAGTGGAGTGGAATATTATTTTACTCTCGATTTTGATTGCACTCAGCGGACTGCAGTTGATCATCTGTATTCTCAAAGTAGCCGCTGAGTTGAAACGAACACTCTGTGGGACCTATTCTGTTTTTGTGCAG GCTGGAATTCTCTGA